A genome region from Labilibaculum antarcticum includes the following:
- a CDS encoding DUF6261 family protein, which yields MKIEGFSESRFRNAEFVSLGYDVLKITKGYDWVGLGIPGFYIGVETGLGNLVGQLNKLSTVSETAGAELADKYFNNAWRAFKLICLCYELHPDEEKRTAAGVLINLSKTHGYNLHQESWQEQNAKGKMFLADCETIPEAKAAIEKLGIKEIVDNVRVAMEALIESIDERSDKNADQKRENDTKLFRNNLAESLDGMFKYMESMSSISAGGDLDSIIKKINESILKLEMSQKMRGSRKSEELSEKE from the coding sequence ATGAAAATTGAAGGCTTTAGTGAAAGTAGATTCAGAAATGCGGAGTTTGTATCGCTTGGATACGATGTTCTTAAAATCACAAAAGGGTACGATTGGGTAGGGCTTGGTATTCCTGGATTTTATATTGGTGTTGAAACCGGTTTGGGTAATTTGGTTGGGCAGTTGAATAAACTGAGTACGGTAAGCGAAACTGCAGGAGCCGAGCTTGCCGACAAGTATTTTAATAATGCCTGGCGGGCTTTTAAATTGATTTGTTTGTGTTACGAGTTGCATCCGGATGAGGAAAAGCGCACGGCTGCAGGTGTTTTAATTAATTTGAGTAAAACGCATGGCTATAACCTGCATCAGGAAAGCTGGCAGGAGCAAAATGCAAAAGGCAAAATGTTTTTAGCCGATTGCGAAACTATTCCTGAGGCAAAAGCGGCTATCGAGAAATTGGGTATTAAAGAGATTGTTGATAATGTGCGAGTGGCTATGGAAGCGCTTATTGAATCGATTGATGAACGAAGTGATAAAAATGCTGATCAAAAACGAGAGAACGATACCAAACTGTTTCGTAATAATCTTGCAGAAAGTTTAGACGGAATGTTTAAATATATGGAATCTATGTCGAGCATAAGTGCGGGTGGTGACCTAGATTCAATCATTAAAAAAATTAACGAGAGCATTCTTAAATTGGAAATGTCGCAAAAGATGAGAGGCAGTCGAAAATCAGAAGAGCTCTCAGAAAAAGAATAG
- a CDS encoding AAA family ATPase yields the protein MASTTTNKKEIVDFLWEWAETHNDWGKLLISEIVTTENNLSITERESVLNYFLQSISLHSGLPAIAITKPTYTPTNKKIELESLTNVTGVNRLAKNQTLKFSDNLTVIFGENGTGKTGYGRILKNLGFSYDDNNTILSNIFGTSKSKTATIKYKANNLPDTFDWDGTNKNNDLESISVFNNNCVQISLSDRQLIVSPIGFHLFSIVISELNELTTLLRNKITQYPTTINFAGNLSTGSPQQIYISSLSSKSTEQKLIELSTITSEQEQALKVYEEELSNLNKKLLEAVIQNLNASITEIGSLVIKIENAKKVITKENCQAIVNFNKQILVLENKAQTGIKEIAETNGIEFYETTQFSLFIKAAENYIKILSKPEYPNSENVCVYCNQSLDDTAKTLLSSYRTLLNDKTQENLSQLKLQKNNLIAKVTQIDTNIKFHQATIGLDTNQKPIQPPELLEYNRVLEGLKTKFATDDIKETTEFNFEYQTYIDFLNNKKDDLKRILTTKKTLSSDLATKEKDLKSKIAELKDRKQLSQKVTEIKIAISNMKIVSKLNSKLGSFSTNSISRKTTEARDLLIKSNFDKIFKEELKAFRKAHINIDLSFGTDRGKSKVSPKINTHNLTDILSEGEQKAIALAEFLTELQLDNIIAPVIFDDPVNSLDHHIIDDVARRLIKLSKDRQVVIFTHSVLLFNSFLFFSKQQTFKALKYKFYNTKNEYDETGFVSEAEEEINKVKSYISKINLIINNTPKDRPEADVAEDGYGYLRSAIELLIEYEIFQGTVKRYQKNVALTQFVKIDGELINTHKDNLNEIFERSCGYIKGHSNPTAIFNPPTLRELKSDFGDFEIIRKAFLN from the coding sequence ATGGCTTCAACAACAACTAATAAAAAAGAAATAGTAGATTTTCTATGGGAATGGGCGGAAACCCATAATGATTGGGGAAAGCTTCTTATAAGTGAGATTGTAACAACAGAAAACAATCTTTCAATAACAGAAAGAGAATCAGTTTTAAATTACTTTTTGCAATCCATAAGTTTACATTCAGGATTACCTGCTATTGCTATAACAAAACCGACTTATACTCCAACCAATAAGAAGATTGAATTAGAGTCATTAACGAACGTTACTGGTGTTAATAGACTTGCCAAAAATCAAACTTTAAAATTTAGTGATAATTTAACTGTAATATTTGGGGAAAATGGTACAGGTAAAACTGGTTATGGAAGAATATTGAAAAATCTCGGTTTCAGTTATGATGATAACAACACAATTCTATCAAATATATTTGGAACTTCTAAATCCAAGACAGCAACTATAAAATATAAAGCTAATAACTTGCCAGATACATTTGATTGGGATGGTACTAATAAAAATAATGATTTAGAGAGTATTTCAGTTTTTAACAACAACTGTGTACAGATTTCTCTTTCAGACAGACAGTTAATTGTGTCGCCAATAGGATTTCATTTATTTAGTATTGTTATCTCAGAATTAAATGAACTAACTACCTTATTAAGGAACAAGATAACCCAATATCCTACAACAATAAATTTTGCGGGGAACTTAAGCACAGGAAGTCCTCAGCAAATTTATATTTCATCACTTTCATCTAAATCAACAGAACAAAAATTAATTGAATTATCAACAATTACTTCAGAACAAGAGCAGGCTTTAAAAGTCTATGAAGAAGAATTATCTAATTTAAATAAAAAGCTTCTAGAAGCTGTAATTCAAAATTTAAATGCTTCAATAACGGAAATAGGTTCTCTAGTAATTAAAATAGAGAATGCTAAAAAGGTTATAACTAAAGAAAATTGTCAAGCAATTGTCAATTTTAACAAGCAAATATTAGTCTTAGAAAATAAAGCTCAAACAGGGATAAAGGAAATAGCTGAAACAAACGGAATAGAATTTTATGAAACAACGCAATTTAGTTTATTTATTAAGGCTGCTGAAAATTATATAAAAATTCTCAGTAAGCCTGAATATCCCAATAGTGAAAATGTTTGTGTTTATTGTAATCAATCCCTTGATGATACTGCCAAAACTCTACTAAGTAGTTATAGAACGTTGCTTAATGATAAAACTCAGGAGAACTTATCTCAATTGAAACTTCAAAAAAACAACTTAATAGCAAAAGTTACTCAGATTGATACGAATATAAAATTTCATCAAGCAACTATTGGCCTAGATACAAATCAAAAGCCAATACAACCACCTGAACTTTTAGAGTACAACAGAGTTTTAGAAGGACTGAAAACTAAATTTGCTACTGATGACATTAAAGAGACTACGGAATTTAATTTTGAATATCAGACCTATATAGACTTTCTTAACAATAAAAAGGATGATCTAAAAAGAATTTTAACTACGAAGAAAACTCTATCATCTGATCTTGCAACGAAAGAAAAAGATCTGAAAAGTAAGATTGCTGAATTGAAAGATCGAAAACAACTTTCTCAAAAAGTTACAGAAATAAAAATAGCTATTTCTAACATGAAAATTGTTTCTAAGTTAAATTCCAAGTTAGGCAGTTTTAGTACAAATTCAATAAGTAGGAAAACAACAGAAGCAAGGGATTTATTAATTAAATCAAACTTTGATAAAATATTCAAAGAAGAATTAAAAGCTTTTAGGAAAGCGCATATTAATATTGATTTAAGTTTTGGTACAGATAGAGGTAAATCTAAAGTTTCACCAAAAATTAATACTCATAATCTAACTGATATACTAAGCGAAGGAGAGCAAAAAGCCATTGCTTTGGCAGAATTTTTAACAGAATTACAACTTGATAATATTATTGCTCCTGTTATTTTTGACGACCCTGTTAACAGTCTTGATCATCATATAATTGATGATGTTGCTAGGCGATTAATTAAGCTTTCAAAAGATAGACAAGTTGTAATATTTACACATAGTGTACTTTTATTCAATAGCTTCTTGTTTTTCAGTAAACAGCAAACTTTTAAAGCTCTTAAGTATAAATTTTATAATACAAAAAATGAATATGATGAAACAGGATTTGTTTCTGAAGCTGAGGAAGAAATAAATAAGGTGAAAAGTTATATTTCAAAAATTAATCTGATTATAAACAATACACCTAAAGATCGTCCTGAAGCAGACGTTGCAGAAGATGGCTATGGGTATCTACGCTCTGCAATTGAACTATTAATAGAATATGAAATTTTTCAAGGCACTGTAAAAAGGTATCAAAAAAATGTTGCCTTAACTCAGTTTGTTAAAATTGATGGTGAGTTGATTAATACTCACAAAGATAATTTGAATGAAATTTTTGAACGAAGTTGTGGTTATATCAAAGGGCATAGTAATCCAACAGCTATTTTCAATCCCCCGACTTTAAGGGAATTGAAATCTGATTTTGGAGACTTTGAAATTATAAGGAAAGCTTTTTTAAATTAA
- a CDS encoding GRAM domain-containing protein: MKKLSFKQKILFALFTGIVYGGILLLVHDAFDFYTIRSMAFQTLFFTILFGIGFPFVMEKLAPKMLSKVKNPEMDENETIIYEDGASLFRGAWVTVGGKLFLTNKRLIFNAHKYNLQKGETSIDLNDITEISKRITSRIVDNGLQIATKDNSKYDLVLNNRDEWIEQLQKKK, translated from the coding sequence ATGAAAAAACTCAGTTTTAAACAAAAAATCCTATTTGCTTTGTTCACAGGCATAGTCTATGGTGGCATCCTCCTGCTTGTGCATGATGCATTCGATTTTTACACCATCAGGAGTATGGCATTTCAGACTCTGTTTTTCACGATACTCTTTGGAATAGGCTTTCCATTTGTAATGGAAAAATTGGCGCCAAAAATGCTTTCTAAAGTTAAAAATCCAGAAATGGATGAGAATGAAACAATTATTTATGAAGATGGTGCCAGTTTGTTTCGTGGGGCTTGGGTGACTGTTGGCGGCAAGTTATTTTTAACCAATAAACGATTGATTTTCAACGCTCACAAATACAATCTCCAAAAAGGGGAAACCTCTATTGACTTAAACGATATAACAGAAATCAGTAAAAGAATAACAAGCCGTATTGTTGACAATGGTTTGCAAATAGCAACAAAAGACAATTCGAAATACGATTTGGTTCTGAATAATCGGGATGAATGGATTGAACAATTACAAAAGAAAAAATAA
- a CDS encoding M15 family metallopeptidase, translated as MYKFGKTSKERLGEVHELLRLLANACLTQSAFDFGVPADGGLRSASQQKELFAQGASKHNGTKSKSHHQYGMALDLIPHINGSYTWANKEAFLSIAQSAFSIWGQLEDTQGLHLHWGGFWKIKDHNKKDFLDLQEIQAWNFSHFELRSKTQEEAMPIDTYLAKMNYEIA; from the coding sequence ATGTACAAATTCGGAAAAACATCAAAAGAACGGCTAGGCGAAGTTCATGAGCTTTTGCGGCTATTGGCAAATGCATGTTTAACGCAGTCGGCTTTCGATTTTGGCGTGCCTGCCGATGGTGGTTTGCGCAGTGCTTCGCAACAAAAGGAATTGTTTGCCCAAGGCGCATCGAAACACAATGGCACAAAAAGTAAAAGCCATCATCAGTATGGCATGGCTTTGGATTTGATTCCTCACATCAACGGAAGCTACACCTGGGCAAATAAGGAAGCTTTTTTAAGCATTGCCCAAAGCGCATTTAGTATATGGGGCCAGCTGGAAGATACGCAAGGTCTTCATTTGCATTGGGGTGGTTTTTGGAAAATCAAGGATCATAACAAAAAAGACTTTCTTGATTTGCAAGAAATACAGGCTTGGAATTTCTCGCATTTCGAACTGCGCAGCAAAACCCAAGAAGAAGCCATGCCTATTGATACCTACCTGGCTAAAATGAATTATGAAATAGCATAA
- a CDS encoding BLUF domain-containing protein: MADLIHIVYLSYSSKELSERELNDLLATIRRKNEIQNITGLLLYNDEAFIQVIEGDRENIHRVFDLISKDSRHTNVLKILEEPITKRAFPDWSMGFRKVTKEQNMQLPGFSDFMQNKHSEIDYEECAEAVRHLLYSFRKHI, encoded by the coding sequence ATGGCAGATTTAATCCATATTGTCTATCTGAGTTATTCCTCAAAAGAATTATCTGAAAGGGAATTGAATGACTTATTGGCAACAATCCGTAGAAAAAATGAGATTCAAAACATCACGGGTTTGCTTCTCTATAACGACGAAGCCTTCATTCAGGTTATTGAAGGCGACAGAGAAAATATACATCGGGTTTTCGATCTCATTTCTAAAGATTCACGTCATACTAACGTCCTTAAAATTTTGGAAGAGCCAATTACCAAACGAGCTTTTCCAGACTGGTCAATGGGTTTTCGTAAAGTTACTAAGGAGCAGAACATGCAATTACCTGGCTTTTCTGATTTCATGCAAAACAAGCATTCTGAAATTGATTACGAGGAATGTGCAGAAGCAGTCAGGCACCTCTTGTATAGTTTTCGTAAACACATCTAA
- a CDS encoding APC family permease, whose protein sequence is MNKKKLGVLASTAICGNDISSSVLYVSALSIGFAGQYAWITLLIVAVVLFLFRKIYGEVVGALPLNGGAYNALLNTTSKSTASLAATLTILSYMATAVISANEAMHYCHHIFSQLPIMIATVGLLLVFAVLTISGITESSKVATGIFIFHLFSLSLLAVFIIKHLLINGFSQFLENWNLPVEGSITIAIFLGFSASMLGISGFESSANFVEEQQPGVFRKTLLNMWIVVSIINPLMAFLALSLVPIPEIRSEYSTTLLSHMGSLSSGEWLSTLISIDAVLVLSGAVLTSYIGVSGLLERMTLDRVLPQFFLRKNKKGSSYRIIIMFFILSVSVLLITNGNVGVLAGVYTISFLSVMFLFGFGNILLKVRRAKLPRPETATWLSVIVAIIAVIVALVGNVIMEPQSENAPSNVSVFLSYFIPAIIFISIMLNRVAILRGLLGVSIYIFNYIKNWFLQISSNLNNVINSINAQQFIYFAKRDNIAILNKVMLYIKSNEHTKNLKIVHVVDPSKEDESEFIASFKKVVEIINEEYPEIEVEALIIEGIFGPELIKELSAKWKVPINFMFIASPGDHFLYKVEELGGVRLII, encoded by the coding sequence ATGAATAAGAAAAAACTTGGTGTCTTGGCATCAACAGCTATTTGCGGGAATGATATTAGCTCCTCTGTACTATATGTATCAGCCCTTTCGATTGGTTTTGCCGGCCAATATGCATGGATCACCCTACTCATTGTTGCTGTGGTTCTGTTTTTATTCAGAAAAATTTACGGCGAGGTTGTGGGTGCGCTTCCCTTAAATGGAGGTGCATATAATGCATTGCTGAACACCACAAGCAAATCAACAGCCTCTTTAGCGGCAACCCTTACCATACTTTCTTATATGGCCACTGCGGTGATATCTGCCAACGAGGCAATGCATTACTGTCATCACATTTTTAGTCAGCTGCCAATTATGATCGCTACAGTTGGTCTACTACTGGTTTTTGCCGTTCTCACCATTTCCGGGATAACAGAATCCTCGAAAGTGGCCACTGGCATCTTTATTTTCCATCTTTTTTCGCTGTCTTTATTAGCTGTATTTATAATAAAACATTTGCTTATAAATGGATTTTCTCAATTCTTAGAAAACTGGAACTTACCCGTAGAAGGTAGTATTACCATAGCTATATTTTTAGGTTTTTCAGCCTCCATGCTCGGCATATCGGGATTCGAAAGTTCTGCGAATTTTGTTGAAGAACAACAACCGGGAGTCTTTCGGAAAACACTTTTAAACATGTGGATCGTGGTTAGTATCATCAATCCCTTAATGGCATTCCTTGCCTTAAGTCTGGTTCCTATTCCCGAAATAAGATCAGAATACTCTACAACACTACTGTCACACATGGGGAGTTTATCATCCGGAGAATGGTTGTCAACGCTAATTTCCATTGATGCAGTACTTGTTTTGAGTGGAGCGGTTTTAACTTCTTACATTGGTGTTTCAGGATTACTTGAACGAATGACTTTGGACCGTGTTTTACCCCAGTTTTTCTTGCGAAAAAACAAAAAGGGAAGTTCCTACCGAATCATTATCATGTTCTTTATCCTATCTGTTTCTGTTCTGCTAATCACAAATGGAAATGTTGGGGTTTTGGCCGGAGTTTACACCATTTCCTTTTTATCTGTTATGTTTCTCTTCGGATTTGGTAATATCCTACTAAAGGTTAGAAGGGCTAAACTTCCACGTCCCGAAACTGCAACCTGGCTAAGTGTTATCGTAGCAATAATAGCCGTAATAGTTGCTCTTGTAGGAAATGTCATAATGGAACCTCAGAGTGAAAACGCTCCTTCGAATGTGAGTGTATTTCTAAGCTATTTTATACCTGCCATTATTTTTATTTCGATAATGCTGAACCGGGTTGCCATACTCAGAGGCCTGCTTGGTGTCTCCATTTATATTTTCAATTACATTAAAAACTGGTTTCTGCAAATTAGCAGCAACCTAAACAATGTTATTAATTCGATTAATGCTCAACAGTTTATCTACTTTGCAAAAAGAGACAATATTGCCATTTTAAACAAGGTGATGTTGTATATAAAAAGCAATGAACATACAAAGAACCTAAAAATTGTTCATGTCGTTGACCCATCAAAAGAAGATGAATCTGAATTTATTGCAAGCTTTAAGAAAGTGGTTGAAATTATCAATGAAGAATACCCGGAAATTGAAGTGGAAGCACTAATTATTGAAGGAATATTCGGTCCGGAACTAATTAAAGAATTGTCGGCCAAATGGAAAGTTCCTATCAACTTCATGTTCATAGCATCACCAGGCGATCATTTTCTATACAAAGTAGAAGAATTGGGTGGCGTTCGACTAATCATCTAA
- a CDS encoding mechanosensitive ion channel family protein produces MIELQEISNKTIELLPKIGLGIIVLFLFIMASWLIKKVITKRVKPKTKNPLLAEFLGKIVAFIITITGFVLFLHIIGLGGIAKNIMAGAGITTFVIGFAFKDIGENFLSGILMAFKSPFKVGDLIETNGTIGYVSELNLRESILKTLDGKDVYIPNSQIIKSPLFNYTIDGYLRYEITIGLDYNVDFKKVSDILKSILAEIPEVLTGDKKPMVVVDELATSTVNMRILYWIDTFTLKSKAYHLQIKSQILIRIVEDLNKNGIYLPADIVEIKNYNNQIIQTNKIAGTV; encoded by the coding sequence ATGATCGAATTACAGGAAATATCGAACAAAACAATAGAATTACTTCCAAAAATTGGATTGGGAATAATCGTCCTTTTCTTGTTTATAATGGCTTCATGGCTAATAAAAAAAGTCATAACCAAAAGAGTTAAGCCAAAAACTAAGAATCCCCTACTCGCTGAATTTTTAGGGAAAATAGTTGCTTTTATTATCACTATAACAGGATTTGTTTTGTTCCTACATATCATCGGACTGGGAGGAATAGCCAAAAATATAATGGCAGGTGCAGGAATCACAACATTTGTAATCGGTTTTGCCTTTAAAGACATCGGCGAAAATTTTCTTTCAGGTATTTTAATGGCATTTAAAAGTCCGTTTAAAGTCGGAGACCTCATTGAAACAAATGGTACGATTGGATATGTAAGTGAGCTGAATCTTCGGGAAAGTATTCTTAAAACACTGGATGGCAAGGATGTTTACATTCCTAATTCTCAGATCATTAAATCTCCGCTTTTCAACTATACCATTGATGGATATTTGCGGTATGAAATTACCATAGGACTGGACTACAATGTCGACTTTAAAAAAGTTTCGGACATTCTCAAAAGCATTTTAGCCGAAATCCCGGAAGTTCTAACTGGAGATAAGAAACCCATGGTAGTGGTGGATGAACTTGCTACGAGTACTGTAAATATGAGAATCTTGTATTGGATAGATACCTTTACATTGAAATCAAAAGCTTATCATCTGCAGATCAAGTCGCAAATACTCATTCGAATTGTTGAGGATCTAAATAAAAACGGTATCTATTTACCTGCCGATATTGTTGAAATAAAAAACTACAACAATCAGATTATACAAACAAATAAAATTGCAGGAACAGTTTAA
- a CDS encoding gluzincin family metallopeptidase, with translation MLVKESKMKTDGQVKDPLVPEPTQQFYDELIGQRHVIQANVPLPRPNPVPNPFTVPVSFGTRMLIWKQDPSLGSIGRRIEYLPGVVLDGPRDSRIKTVLHTVTPVHRNMYGDFIFHGDTPESDCAHTFTVVWNTIKMYERALNGKRIPWAWNTDGNTDVLSLHPRAGVAANAYYSRYHKSLNFFHFIPNGEIDNIYTCRSLDIVAHETGHAILDGLKPNWISTKNIPQTGALHESFADLSAIFLALSDLDQVESFISITKANLHAKNFLAALAEELGDALGRPMGLRNADNNLRLSEVSNLVHDISQVFTGAIYDILADIFAFEYRKNINHSRPSHILLDVNEKLCKLLLKAIIKSPEKSATFTDVANNMLKISKQQGDPAIYRSFIRNRFTYREIVLSSTPLTIMTKGLVDFTNENFIDGGEDLINLKIALPNHPSITANQDRSGCCGTMQSIEFDQDIKNMEKDLIELRKKSGMLLSDELILRDELTELEREFK, from the coding sequence ATGTTAGTCAAAGAATCAAAAATGAAAACAGATGGGCAAGTAAAAGACCCACTTGTACCTGAACCAACTCAACAGTTTTACGATGAATTGATTGGTCAGCGTCATGTTATCCAAGCCAATGTGCCACTGCCAAGACCAAACCCTGTTCCAAATCCATTTACTGTACCTGTAAGTTTTGGAACCAGAATGTTGATTTGGAAACAAGATCCATCTCTAGGAAGCATTGGACGACGGATAGAATATCTACCGGGAGTTGTTCTGGATGGTCCTAGAGATTCCCGTATTAAAACTGTACTGCATACGGTAACTCCTGTTCACCGGAATATGTATGGTGATTTTATTTTTCACGGGGATACTCCTGAATCGGATTGTGCACATACCTTCACTGTTGTATGGAATACAATTAAAATGTATGAACGTGCCCTAAACGGAAAACGAATTCCATGGGCTTGGAATACAGATGGAAATACCGATGTATTAAGTCTGCATCCAAGGGCAGGAGTGGCTGCCAATGCTTATTACAGCAGGTATCATAAATCTCTTAATTTCTTCCATTTTATTCCAAATGGAGAAATAGACAACATTTACACTTGCAGATCATTGGATATTGTTGCTCATGAAACAGGGCATGCTATTCTCGATGGCTTAAAGCCTAATTGGATTAGCACCAAAAATATTCCGCAAACCGGAGCTTTGCATGAATCATTCGCAGACCTTTCGGCAATATTCCTTGCTCTATCGGATCTTGATCAGGTGGAATCGTTTATTTCCATTACCAAAGCTAATTTGCATGCTAAAAATTTCCTTGCTGCCTTGGCCGAGGAATTGGGTGATGCATTAGGACGCCCAATGGGATTGCGGAATGCTGATAATAACTTGCGCTTAAGTGAGGTGAGTAATTTGGTTCATGATATTTCTCAGGTGTTTACCGGAGCGATCTATGATATTTTAGCGGATATCTTCGCGTTCGAATACCGGAAAAATATTAATCATAGCCGTCCTAGTCATATTTTACTAGACGTAAATGAAAAGCTTTGTAAACTTTTGCTTAAAGCCATTATTAAGTCGCCAGAGAAGAGCGCCACCTTTACCGATGTGGCAAATAATATGCTTAAGATTTCAAAACAACAGGGCGACCCTGCTATTTACAGAAGTTTTATCCGAAACCGCTTTACCTACAGAGAGATTGTACTGTCTTCAACTCCATTAACTATTATGACAAAAGGATTGGTTGATTTTACCAATGAAAATTTCATTGATGGAGGCGAAGATCTTATTAATCTGAAAATTGCATTGCCAAATCATCCTTCTATAACAGCAAATCAAGATAGATCAGGTTGTTGTGGTACAATGCAGTCAATAGAATTCGATCAGGATATAAAGAATATGGAAAAAGACCTGATTGAACTTCGTAAAAAGTCGGGTATGCTTCTATCTGATGAGCTTATTCTTCGCGATGAGTTGACTGAGCTTGAAAGAGAATTTAAGTAA
- a CDS encoding endonuclease/exonuclease/phosphatase family protein — MKKYIFLLLVLFAFGCTEQKQPQKFMTYNLRYDNPNEGVNRWDARKSNVVDLIAKYSPDVFGTQEGLHHQLAYLDSALTDYSYVGVGRDDGKKKGEYCAVFYKPAKYDVVQQATFWLSETPEEISVGWDAVLERICTYLLLENKQSGERFYVFNTHFDHIGEQARQNSSKLIYSKITESNPENYPCVLMGDFNLTPETTAIQYLSTVLDETKSLAGENILGPQGSFNAFKHAEPVTDRIDYIFISKGDGKVNQFKIIDDQVDERYPSDHLPVFVEIEF; from the coding sequence ATGAAAAAATATATCTTTCTTTTGCTTGTTCTATTTGCCTTTGGATGCACCGAACAGAAACAGCCGCAAAAATTTATGACCTATAATTTGCGCTACGATAACCCAAATGAGGGTGTGAATCGTTGGGATGCTAGAAAAAGCAATGTGGTTGATCTGATTGCAAAATATAGTCCTGATGTGTTCGGTACACAAGAGGGACTTCATCATCAGCTGGCCTATTTGGATAGTGCACTGACAGATTATTCTTACGTGGGAGTGGGAAGAGATGATGGAAAGAAAAAAGGGGAGTACTGTGCTGTTTTTTACAAGCCGGCAAAATATGATGTAGTTCAGCAAGCTACTTTTTGGTTGTCGGAAACTCCGGAAGAAATTTCAGTAGGATGGGATGCGGTATTGGAGAGAATCTGCACCTATCTGCTTTTGGAAAATAAACAAAGCGGTGAGCGGTTTTATGTATTCAATACTCATTTCGATCACATTGGCGAGCAAGCGAGACAAAACAGTTCGAAGCTGATCTATAGTAAAATCACTGAAAGTAATCCTGAAAACTATCCTTGTGTTTTAATGGGTGACTTTAACCTTACTCCCGAAACCACAGCTATTCAGTATTTGAGTACGGTGCTGGATGAAACAAAAAGTTTGGCTGGCGAAAACATTTTAGGCCCACAGGGTAGCTTTAACGCATTTAAACATGCCGAGCCAGTTACCGATCGTATTGATTATATATTTATTAGTAAAGGCGATGGCAAGGTTAATCAGTTTAAAATTATTGATGATCAGGTGGATGAGCGATATCCTTCTGATCATTTACCCGTATTTGTTGAAATAGAATTTTAA